A window from Tenacibaculum singaporense encodes these proteins:
- the rplA gene encoding 50S ribosomal protein L1, translating into MAITRKQKEARAKVDSSKVYSLQDASALVKEITNVKFDASVDLAVRLGVDPRKANQMVRGVVTLPHGTGKDVKVLALVTPDKEAEAKEAGADYVGLDEYLQKIKGGWTDVDVIITMPSVMGKLGPLGRVLGPRGLMPNPKTGTVTMDVAKAVQEVKAGKIDFKVDKTGIVHAAIGKASFDAAKIEENANELIQTLIKLKPTAAKGTYIKSIFMSSTMSPSVAVDVKTVS; encoded by the coding sequence ATGGCAATTACTAGAAAGCAAAAAGAAGCTCGTGCTAAAGTAGATAGCTCTAAAGTTTATAGCTTACAAGATGCATCAGCATTAGTTAAAGAGATTACAAACGTAAAGTTTGACGCATCTGTAGATTTAGCAGTACGTTTAGGAGTAGATCCTCGTAAAGCTAATCAAATGGTTCGTGGTGTTGTAACATTACCTCACGGAACTGGTAAAGATGTAAAAGTTTTAGCATTAGTTACTCCAGATAAAGAAGCAGAAGCTAAAGAAGCTGGTGCTGATTACGTTGGATTAGATGAGTACCTTCAAAAAATTAAAGGAGGTTGGACTGATGTTGACGTTATTATTACTATGCCAAGCGTTATGGGTAAATTAGGTCCTTTAGGACGTGTATTAGGACCTCGTGGTTTAATGCCTAACCCTAAAACTGGTACAGTAACTATGGATGTTGCAAAAGCAGTACAAGAAGTAAAAGCTGGTAAAATCGACTTTAAAGTAGATAAAACTGGTATTGTACACGCTGCAATCGGAAAAGCATCTTTCGATGCTGCAAAGATTGAAGAAAATGCAAACGAGTTAATTCAAACATTAATTAAATTAAAGCCAACAGCGGCTAAAGGAACATATATTAAGAGCATTTTTATGTCTTCTACTATGAGTCCTAGTGTAGCTGTAGATGTTAAAACAGTATCGTAA
- the secE gene encoding preprotein translocase subunit SecE, with translation MSNFVQYIKDSFEELNTNMTWISREEAQKSTVVVAAFTIVFALAVAGIDKVFQTGLDNFFKMF, from the coding sequence ATGAGTAACTTTGTACAATACATTAAGGATTCTTTTGAAGAATTAAATACCAATATGACTTGGATTTCTCGTGAAGAAGCTCAAAAGTCTACTGTAGTAGTTGCAGCATTTACAATTGTGTTTGCTTTAGCTGTGGCGGGGATAGATAAGGTTTTTCAAACAGGATTAGATAACTTCTTTAAAATGTTTTAA
- a CDS encoding acyl-CoA dehydrogenase family protein, whose product MNSMYFTEEHEAFRQSFRDFLQKEVVPHIDKWEKEGTVERFIWKKFGEMGYFGLNQPEEYGGLGLDLFYTVIFLEELQKINSGGFAANMWAHAYLAMTHVNKEGDDRIKNEYLTPSIEGDKIGCLCITEPFGGSDVAGMRTTAIKKGDSYVINGSKTFITNGVYSDYLVVAAKTNPEDKHKGMSIFIVDRDTPGISSTKLDKLGWRASDTAEIAFDNVVIPAENLMGEEGKGFPYIMQHFALERLVMGINAHARAEYAVDYVVQYMSEREAFGKTLDKFQALRHKVAEMASRVDMCREYNYSIAKRLNDGIYVVKEASMSKLLSTKMADEVIYDALQLLGGYGYMEEYPMARLLRDSRLGPIGGGTSEILKEIIAKMVIDKKEYRPAT is encoded by the coding sequence ATGAATAGTATGTACTTTACCGAAGAGCATGAGGCCTTTCGTCAGAGTTTTAGAGATTTTTTACAAAAAGAGGTAGTTCCTCATATAGATAAATGGGAGAAAGAAGGTACGGTAGAGCGTTTTATCTGGAAGAAGTTCGGTGAAATGGGATACTTTGGTTTAAACCAACCTGAAGAATATGGAGGATTAGGTTTAGATCTTTTTTATACAGTTATTTTTTTAGAAGAACTACAAAAAATAAACTCAGGAGGTTTTGCAGCTAATATGTGGGCACATGCTTATTTAGCAATGACACATGTAAATAAAGAAGGAGATGATCGAATTAAGAATGAATATTTAACACCAAGCATAGAAGGAGATAAAATAGGGTGTTTATGTATTACAGAACCTTTTGGAGGAAGTGATGTAGCAGGAATGCGTACTACAGCAATAAAAAAAGGAGATTCATATGTGATTAATGGATCTAAAACGTTTATCACAAATGGAGTATATTCTGATTACTTAGTAGTGGCAGCTAAAACTAACCCTGAGGATAAACATAAAGGAATGAGTATTTTTATAGTTGATAGAGATACTCCAGGAATATCGTCAACTAAGTTAGATAAATTAGGTTGGAGAGCTTCAGATACTGCTGAAATAGCTTTTGATAATGTGGTAATACCTGCTGAAAACTTAATGGGAGAAGAAGGAAAAGGATTTCCATATATAATGCAACACTTTGCTTTAGAAAGATTAGTAATGGGTATCAATGCTCATGCGCGTGCGGAATATGCTGTTGATTATGTAGTACAATATATGAGTGAACGCGAAGCGTTTGGAAAAACACTAGATAAGTTTCAAGCCTTACGCCATAAAGTAGCGGAAATGGCTAGTAGAGTAGATATGTGTAGAGAATATAATTATTCCATTGCAAAACGATTAAATGATGGCATTTATGTGGTAAAAGAAGCAAGTATGAGTAAGCTATTGTCTACTAAAATGGCAGATGAGGTTATATACGATGCTTTACAGTTACTAGGAGGTTATGGTTATATGGAAGAGTATCCAATGGCACGTTTATTACGTGACAGTCGATTAGGACCGATAGGGGGAGGTACTTCAGAAATATTGAAAGAAATTATTGCAAAAATGGTAATAGATAAGAAGGAATATAGGCCAGCAACTTAA
- a CDS encoding helix-hairpin-helix domain-containing protein, with the protein MKIFKPHFWYNKRQRNGVFFLLLVIVVLQLIYVYIDFSSEKVENINKKELVAFQNTIDSLKRIELDKRKPKRYPFNPNYITDFKGYQLGMSVEEIDRLHNYRKQNKWINSAKDFKQVTKISDSLLNRIAPYFKFPDWVVKKESQKKKSKIESDLIERHTYNKEYKISTNDINKAIERDFETISGVGEVLSSRIIKYRKKLQGYSFSKQLYEVWGLDKATADKVIQIFTVVKKPIIKKVNVNTAKFKEVLKNPYINYELCKKIFEYRDEVAELQDISELKKIKDFPLNKYDRIILYLKAE; encoded by the coding sequence ATGAAAATATTTAAGCCCCATTTCTGGTACAATAAACGCCAAAGAAATGGGGTTTTCTTTTTATTACTTGTAATAGTTGTTTTACAACTTATATATGTATACATAGATTTTTCTTCAGAAAAAGTAGAGAACATAAATAAGAAAGAGTTAGTGGCTTTTCAAAATACTATTGATAGTTTGAAAAGAATTGAATTGGATAAAAGAAAACCTAAACGATATCCATTCAATCCAAATTATATAACAGATTTTAAAGGTTATCAACTAGGGATGTCTGTAGAGGAAATTGATAGATTACATAATTATAGAAAACAAAATAAATGGATTAACTCGGCTAAAGATTTTAAACAAGTAACAAAAATATCTGATAGTCTATTGAATAGAATAGCTCCTTATTTTAAATTTCCAGATTGGGTTGTGAAAAAAGAAAGCCAAAAGAAGAAAAGTAAAATAGAGTCAGACTTAATAGAAAGACATACATATAATAAGGAGTATAAAATTTCTACTAATGATATTAATAAAGCGATTGAAAGAGATTTTGAAACCATTAGTGGTGTGGGAGAAGTGTTATCTTCTCGAATTATAAAGTATAGAAAGAAGTTACAAGGATATTCATTCTCAAAACAATTATATGAAGTTTGGGGTTTAGATAAAGCTACAGCAGATAAAGTTATACAAATCTTTACTGTAGTAAAAAAGCCAATTATTAAAAAAGTAAATGTAAATACAGCCAAATTTAAAGAAGTGTTGAAAAATCCATATATTAATTATGAGTTATGTAAAAAGATTTTTGAATACCGAGATGAAGTGGCAGAATTACAAGATATATCAGAATTAAAAAAGATTAAAGATTTTCCGTTAAATAAATACGATAGAATAATCTTATATTTGAAAGCAGAATAA
- the hpf gene encoding ribosome hibernation-promoting factor, HPF/YfiA family, with translation MKVFTQSVNFSADQKLIDFIEKKVGGLEKFHDKIVDAEVFLKVQKTSEKENKITEVKINIPGNELIVKKQTKTFEEGISISVESLKRQLQKSKEKSKDALVS, from the coding sequence ATGAAGGTATTCACGCAATCAGTAAATTTCTCAGCAGACCAAAAACTAATAGATTTCATTGAGAAAAAAGTAGGAGGATTAGAAAAGTTTCATGATAAGATCGTTGATGCAGAAGTGTTTTTGAAAGTGCAAAAAACGAGTGAAAAGGAGAATAAAATAACTGAAGTAAAAATTAACATACCTGGAAATGAATTAATCGTAAAAAAACAAACCAAAACCTTTGAAGAAGGGATTAGTATATCTGTTGAATCTTTAAAAAGACAGTTGCAAAAATCAAAAGAAAAATCAAAGGATGCCTTGGTGTCATAA
- a CDS encoding tyrosine-type recombinase/integrase, producing MLIEAFLEYLEFEKKYSKNTIQAYKTDLIAFKDFCEVEFDQEDLESIHYNQIRTWIVSLVNANVSNRSVNRKVSSLKTFYKFLQKIGEVTVNPLSNHKALKVQKKIQTPFDQNEVEEVLKLIKERSDFESVRDRLIVEMLYSTGMRRIELINVKEKDIDHTSRTIKVLGKRNKERYVTILPSVYKTLQEYLRQKRGIEDVDLEVLLVTKKGVKIYETLVYRIINLYFSRVSTKAKKSPHILRHAFATHLLNNGASLNSVKELLGHSSLASTQVYTHNSLEQIKKVYNKTHPRGSN from the coding sequence ATGCTAATAGAAGCTTTTTTAGAGTATTTAGAATTTGAGAAAAAGTATTCAAAAAATACAATTCAAGCATATAAAACGGATTTAATAGCGTTTAAAGATTTTTGTGAGGTTGAGTTTGATCAGGAGGATTTAGAGAGTATTCATTACAATCAAATTAGAACATGGATTGTTAGCTTGGTGAATGCTAATGTGTCAAATAGAAGTGTGAATAGAAAGGTAAGTTCTTTAAAAACTTTTTATAAATTTCTTCAAAAGATAGGAGAAGTAACAGTGAATCCACTTTCAAATCATAAGGCGCTAAAAGTTCAAAAAAAAATACAAACTCCCTTTGATCAAAATGAAGTAGAAGAAGTTTTAAAACTAATAAAAGAGAGGTCAGATTTTGAGTCAGTAAGAGATAGGTTGATTGTGGAAATGTTGTATTCAACAGGAATGAGAAGGATTGAGTTAATAAATGTTAAAGAAAAAGATATAGATCATACTAGTAGAACAATAAAAGTATTAGGAAAAAGAAATAAAGAAAGGTATGTAACAATCTTACCATCAGTATATAAAACTTTACAAGAATATTTAAGACAAAAAAGAGGGATTGAAGATGTAGATTTAGAGGTGCTTTTAGTGACTAAAAAAGGCGTTAAAATTTATGAAACCCTTGTTTACCGAATAATAAATTTGTACTTTAGTAGGGTGTCAACAAAAGCAAAAAAAAGCCCCCATATATTAAGGCATGCTTTTGCGACACATTTACTTAATAACGGTGCGTCGTTAAATTCGGTTAAAGAATTGCTAGGGCATTCAAGTTTAGCCTCTACCCAAGTATATACGCACAATAGCTTGGAGCAAATAAAAAAAGTGTATAATAAGACTCATCCTAGAGGGTCAAATTAA
- the rpsU gene encoding 30S ribosomal protein S21 — MLIIPVKEGENIDRALKRYKRKFDRTKTMKQLRNRKQFTKPSVAKRAQMIKASYVQRLRTQEEVG; from the coding sequence ATGTTAATCATTCCAGTTAAAGAAGGAGAGAATATCGATAGAGCGTTAAAACGTTATAAGCGTAAATTTGATCGTACAAAAACGATGAAGCAGTTACGTAACAGAAAGCAGTTTACTAAGCCATCTGTAGCAAAACGAGCTCAAATGATTAAAGCATCTTACGTTCAGAGATTAAGAACTCAAGAAGAAGTAGGATAG
- a CDS encoding SDR family oxidoreductase, which produces MKKVVVTGSNGLLGQTLVNLLLEEKEKYQVIGFSRGENRSGRSDFDYVSIDITDEALFYDKLSEYKPEVIVNTAAMTNVDACETNKKVCDKLNVDVVRCLKNYSEEHKTHLIHISTDFIFDGKAGPYKETDTANPLSYYGVSKLKSEEILTRSTIDYTILRTILVYGKVYDMSRSNIVLWVKQMLEERKEITIVNDQFRMPTYAEDLALACKLSIDKKALGIFNVSSNTLLSIYDIAQQIAEAFKLDKSLIKPISTATLNQTAKRPAITGFDLSKTREYLGLNPKSFQEDLQKFKEKLT; this is translated from the coding sequence ATGAAGAAAGTCGTTGTAACTGGAAGCAATGGTTTACTGGGGCAAACTCTAGTAAATCTATTATTAGAGGAGAAAGAAAAGTATCAAGTTATAGGTTTTTCAAGAGGGGAAAATAGAAGTGGAAGAAGTGATTTCGATTATGTTTCAATTGATATTACAGACGAAGCTTTGTTTTATGATAAACTTTCGGAGTACAAGCCTGAAGTTATTGTTAATACGGCGGCAATGACAAATGTTGATGCTTGCGAAACCAACAAGAAAGTTTGTGATAAATTAAATGTAGATGTAGTTAGGTGTTTGAAAAACTATTCTGAAGAGCATAAAACTCATTTAATACATATTTCAACCGATTTTATATTTGATGGTAAAGCGGGCCCGTATAAAGAGACCGATACAGCTAACCCATTAAGTTATTATGGGGTTTCAAAGCTGAAATCAGAAGAAATTTTAACAAGATCTACGATAGATTATACTATTTTACGCACCATATTAGTTTACGGAAAAGTATATGATATGTCTCGTAGCAATATAGTGTTGTGGGTAAAACAAATGTTGGAAGAAAGGAAAGAAATTACAATAGTAAACGACCAGTTTCGCATGCCAACCTATGCAGAAGATTTAGCACTTGCATGTAAGCTATCAATAGATAAAAAAGCTTTAGGAATCTTTAATGTATCATCAAATACACTGTTGAGTATTTACGATATAGCCCAGCAAATAGCAGAGGCTTTTAAGTTAGATAAAAGCTTAATAAAACCAATTTCTACAGCTACGCTTAATCAAACAGCAAAACGACCAGCTATAACAGGTTTTGACTTGTCTAAAACAAGAGAATATCTGGGTTTAAACCCAAAATCATTTCAAGAAGATTTACAAAAATTTAAAGAAAAACTAACGTAA
- a CDS encoding alanine/glycine:cation symporter family protein: protein MNKKLLALLLLMTPMLTFAQEKGIDQMIDEAFKPFSDFFSSVIFFPVFGTPFVLILLVASAAFFTLYFGFPNIRHFFTAINVVRGKYEDIEKHGAQLLYGEDGIAQGVDMNEVDDIEEHIENVESLHSDLEIDGDIKDTIRDESHEGEVSHFQALATAVSGTVGNGNIAGVALAIALGGPGATFWMIICGLLGMSTKFVECTLGVHYRDVGEDGTVYGGPMYYLSKGLKEKGFATLGKIAAGAFAVFCIGGSFGGGNAAQSNQATIVIKELLGLESTAAGAIIGVVLAILVGIIIIGGIKRIASVTEKVVPFMALLYLLACLYILGVNFSLIDDAISLIITEAFNPTAIGVGGVIGVLLVGFKRAAFSNEAGAGSASIAHSAVKTKYSASEGLVALLEPFIDTVLICTMTALVIIIFNFGGAFEYGGDGTGSVFIDGVAYEGAGITSRAFAAYIPFSNVFLTVAVVLFAVSTMISWSYYGLQSWKFLFGRGKKADLTYKILFLTFVVIGAAASMKSIWDFSDAMIFAMVFPNMVGLYLLMPVVKQQLKRYLDAINLKKEAVEE, encoded by the coding sequence ATGAACAAAAAACTACTTGCATTGCTGTTATTAATGACGCCAATGTTAACATTTGCACAGGAAAAAGGGATTGATCAAATGATTGATGAAGCGTTTAAACCCTTTTCTGATTTTTTTAGTAGTGTGATTTTCTTTCCTGTATTCGGAACCCCTTTTGTATTGATTTTGTTAGTGGCTAGTGCCGCTTTTTTTACGCTCTATTTTGGATTCCCTAATATTCGTCACTTTTTTACTGCAATTAATGTTGTGAGAGGAAAGTATGAGGATATCGAAAAACATGGAGCACAATTATTATATGGAGAAGATGGTATAGCTCAAGGAGTAGATATGAATGAGGTTGATGATATTGAAGAGCATATAGAAAATGTAGAAAGTTTACATAGTGATTTAGAAATTGATGGAGATATTAAAGATACTATCCGTGATGAAAGTCATGAAGGAGAAGTGTCTCACTTCCAGGCGCTAGCAACAGCGGTTTCTGGTACAGTAGGGAATGGTAATATTGCAGGAGTTGCATTAGCAATTGCTTTAGGAGGTCCAGGGGCAACTTTTTGGATGATCATTTGTGGTTTACTAGGAATGTCTACAAAGTTTGTTGAATGTACTTTAGGAGTTCACTATCGTGATGTAGGAGAAGATGGAACAGTATATGGAGGGCCTATGTATTATTTATCTAAAGGATTAAAAGAAAAAGGTTTTGCTACTTTAGGTAAAATAGCAGCAGGAGCATTCGCAGTGTTTTGTATCGGAGGATCTTTTGGTGGTGGTAATGCAGCACAATCTAACCAAGCAACAATAGTAATTAAAGAATTATTAGGTTTGGAAAGTACAGCAGCTGGAGCTATCATAGGTGTTGTATTAGCTATTTTGGTGGGTATTATAATTATTGGAGGAATTAAAAGGATTGCTTCTGTAACGGAGAAAGTAGTTCCTTTTATGGCATTGTTGTACTTGTTAGCATGTTTATATATACTAGGGGTAAATTTCTCTTTAATAGATGATGCTATATCTTTAATTATAACAGAGGCTTTCAATCCTACAGCAATAGGTGTTGGTGGTGTTATAGGTGTTTTATTGGTAGGATTTAAAAGAGCAGCTTTTTCAAACGAAGCAGGAGCAGGGTCAGCTTCAATTGCTCACTCTGCAGTGAAAACAAAATATTCTGCATCAGAAGGTTTAGTGGCATTATTAGAGCCGTTTATCGATACTGTATTAATATGTACAATGACAGCTTTAGTTATCATTATCTTTAACTTCGGAGGAGCTTTTGAATATGGAGGAGATGGTACAGGATCGGTATTTATTGATGGTGTGGCTTATGAAGGAGCAGGAATCACTTCAAGAGCATTTGCTGCATATATTCCTTTTTCAAATGTCTTCTTAACAGTAGCAGTAGTATTGTTTGCTGTTTCTACAATGATTTCTTGGTCGTACTACGGATTGCAATCTTGGAAATTTTTATTTGGTAGAGGAAAAAAAGCAGATTTAACATATAAAATTTTATTCTTAACTTTCGTGGTAATCGGAGCAGCAGCGAGTATGAAATCTATTTGGGATTTCTCAGATGCAATGATTTTTGCAATGGTATTCCCTAACATGGTAGGTTTATACTTATTGATGCCAGTGGTTAAACAGCAACTAAAAAGATATTTAGATGCTATTAACCTTAAAAAAGAAGCAGTAGAAGAATAA
- the tuf gene encoding elongation factor Tu, which produces MAKGTYDRSKPHLNVGTIGHVDHGKTTLTAAITKVLADAGFSEQRAFDQIDNAPEEKERGITINSSHVEYATANRHYAHVDCPGHADYVKNMVTGAAQMDGAILVVAATDGPMPQTREHILLGRQVGIPRIVVFLNKVDMVDDEELLELVEMEVRDLLSFYEYDGDNGPVVAGSALGALNGEQKWVDTVLELMEAVDTWIEEPPRDTEKDFLMPIEDVFSITGRGTVATGRIETGIINTGDPVEIIGMGDEKLTSTVTGIEMFRQILDRGEAGDNAGILLRGIEKTQIKRGMVICKPGSITPHAKFKAEVYILKKEEGGRHTPFHNNYRPQFYVRTTDVTGNINLPEGVEMVMPGDNLTITVDLIQPIALNTGLQFAIREGGRTVGAGQVTEILD; this is translated from the coding sequence ATGGCAAAAGGAACTTATGATCGTTCGAAACCGCACTTAAACGTAGGTACTATTGGTCACGTAGATCACGGTAAAACTACTTTAACTGCTGCAATTACTAAAGTATTAGCAGATGCTGGATTTTCTGAGCAGAGAGCTTTTGATCAAATCGATAACGCTCCAGAAGAAAAAGAAAGAGGTATCACAATTAACTCTTCTCACGTAGAGTATGCAACAGCTAACCGTCACTACGCACACGTTGACTGTCCAGGTCACGCCGATTACGTAAAGAACATGGTAACTGGTGCTGCACAAATGGATGGTGCTATCTTAGTAGTAGCTGCTACAGATGGTCCAATGCCACAAACTCGTGAGCACATCTTATTAGGTCGTCAGGTTGGTATTCCACGTATCGTTGTTTTCTTAAACAAAGTTGATATGGTTGATGACGAGGAGTTATTAGAGTTAGTAGAAATGGAAGTAAGAGATTTATTATCTTTCTATGAATACGATGGAGATAATGGTCCTGTTGTAGCTGGTTCTGCTTTAGGTGCATTAAACGGAGAGCAAAAGTGGGTTGATACAGTTTTAGAATTAATGGAAGCTGTTGATACTTGGATCGAAGAGCCACCAAGAGATACTGAAAAAGATTTCTTAATGCCAATCGAAGATGTATTCTCTATTACAGGTCGTGGTACAGTAGCAACTGGACGTATCGAAACTGGTATCATTAATACTGGAGATCCTGTTGAGATTATCGGTATGGGAGATGAAAAATTAACATCTACTGTAACTGGTATCGAGATGTTCCGTCAAATCTTAGATAGAGGTGAGGCAGGAGATAACGCAGGTATCTTATTAAGAGGTATTGAAAAGACTCAAATTAAAAGAGGAATGGTAATTTGTAAGCCAGGTTCTATTACTCCACACGCTAAGTTCAAAGCTGAGGTGTATATCTTAAAGAAAGAGGAAGGTGGACGTCACACTCCATTCCACAACAACTACCGTCCACAGTTCTACGTACGTACAACTGACGTAACAGGTAACATTAACTTACCAGAAGGAGTTGAAATGGTAATGCCAGGTGATAACTTAACTATTACTGTTGACTTAATCCAACCTATCGCATTAAACACAGGTTTACAGTTCGCAATCCGTGAAGGAGGTAGAACAGTAGGAGCTGGTCAGGTAACTGAAATCTTAGACTAA
- the rplJ gene encoding 50S ribosomal protein L10: protein MTREEKSQVIQDLTAQLADTSTIYLADISGLDAATTSNLRRACFKANVQLAVVKNTLLSKAMEASDKDFGELPEVLKGNTSMLIAEAANAPAKVIKEFRKKSKDRPLLKGAYVEEAVYIGDDQLDALVNIKSREELIGDIITLLQSPAKNVVSALQSGGGKLSGILKTLSEK, encoded by the coding sequence ATGACTAGAGAGGAAAAATCACAAGTAATACAAGATTTAACAGCACAATTAGCAGATACTAGCACGATCTATTTAGCAGATATTTCTGGTTTAGATGCAGCTACTACATCTAACTTACGTAGAGCATGTTTTAAAGCGAACGTACAATTGGCTGTTGTTAAAAATACATTGCTTTCAAAAGCAATGGAAGCTTCTGATAAAGATTTCGGAGAATTACCAGAGGTATTAAAAGGTAACACTTCAATGTTAATTGCTGAAGCAGCAAATGCACCAGCAAAAGTTATCAAAGAGTTCAGAAAAAAATCAAAAGATCGTCCTTTATTAAAAGGAGCGTATGTAGAAGAGGCAGTTTATATTGGAGATGACCAATTAGACGCTCTTGTAAACATCAAATCTAGAGAAGAACTTATTGGAGATATTATTACCTTATTACAATCTCCTGCTAAGAATGTTGTTTCAGCATTACAGTCAGGTGGTGGTAAGTTATCAGGTATCTTAAAGACATTATCAGAAAAATAA
- the rplL gene encoding 50S ribosomal protein L7/L12 — protein MADLKDFAEQLVNLTVKEVNELADILKEEYGIEPAAAAVAVAGPAAGGGDAAEEKTEFDVILKAAGGSKLAVVKLVKELTGLGLKEAKGIVDSAPAPIKEAVSKDEAEGLKKSLEEAGAEVELK, from the coding sequence ATGGCAGATTTAAAAGATTTCGCAGAACAATTAGTTAACTTAACAGTAAAAGAAGTTAATGAATTAGCTGATATTTTAAAAGAAGAGTATGGTATTGAGCCAGCAGCAGCAGCAGTAGCAGTAGCAGGACCAGCAGCAGGTGGTGGAGATGCAGCAGAAGAAAAAACTGAGTTTGATGTAATCTTAAAAGCAGCAGGAGGTTCTAAATTAGCAGTTGTAAAATTAGTTAAAGAATTAACTGGATTAGGATTAAAAGAAGCTAAAGGTATTGTAGATAGCGCACCAGCACCAATTAAAGAAGCTGTATCTAAAGATGAGGCAGAAGGTCTTAAGAAGTCTTTAGAAGAAGCAGGAGCTGAGGTAGAGCTTAAGTAA
- the rplK gene encoding 50S ribosomal protein L11 — MAKEVSKLVKLQVRGGAANPSPPVGPALGAAGVNIMEFCKQFNARTQDKQGKVLPVVITVYTDKSFEFVVKTPPAAVQLLEAAKIKKGSGEPNRKKVASVSWDQIRGIAEDKMVDMNAFEVESAMRMIAGTARSMGLTVTGDAPA; from the coding sequence ATGGCAAAAGAAGTAAGTAAATTAGTTAAACTACAAGTTAGGGGAGGTGCAGCGAATCCGTCGCCACCAGTTGGACCCGCTTTAGGTGCTGCCGGTGTTAACATCATGGAGTTCTGTAAGCAGTTTAATGCTCGTACACAGGACAAACAAGGTAAAGTATTACCTGTTGTTATTACAGTTTATACAGACAAATCATTTGAGTTTGTTGTAAAAACTCCACCAGCTGCAGTACAATTATTAGAAGCGGCCAAAATTAAGAAAGGTTCAGGAGAACCTAATAGGAAAAAAGTAGCAAGCGTTTCTTGGGATCAAATTCGTGGAATTGCAGAAGACAAAATGGTAGATATGAATGCCTTTGAAGTAGAGTCTGCAATGAGAATGATTGCTGGAACAGCTCGTTCTATGGGATTAACAGTAACAGGTGATGCACCTGCTTAA
- the nusG gene encoding transcription termination/antitermination protein NusG, protein MADSVMKWYVVRAIGGQENKVKTYIETEIARHGLSDFVNQVIVPTEKVIQVRNGKKINRERVYFPGYVMVEANLAGEVPHVIKSVTGVIGFLGETKGGDPVPMRKSEVNRMLGKVDELSVKDENIAIPYSVGETVKVIDGPFNGFDGTVEKVNEEKRKLEVMVKIFGRKTPLELNYMQVEKI, encoded by the coding sequence ATGGCTGATTCGGTGATGAAGTGGTATGTGGTTAGAGCTATTGGAGGTCAAGAAAATAAGGTAAAAACTTATATCGAGACTGAGATTGCTCGTCATGGGTTGTCTGATTTTGTGAACCAAGTAATTGTTCCTACAGAAAAAGTTATTCAAGTAAGAAACGGAAAGAAAATTAACAGAGAAAGAGTTTACTTTCCTGGTTATGTAATGGTTGAGGCTAATTTAGCAGGGGAAGTTCCTCACGTAATTAAATCAGTAACAGGTGTTATTGGTTTTTTAGGTGAAACAAAAGGAGGAGATCCTGTACCAATGCGTAAATCAGAAGTAAACAGAATGTTAGGGAAAGTTGATGAACTTTCTGTTAAAGACGAAAATATTGCAATTCCTTATTCAGTTGGAGAAACTGTAAAAGTAATTGATGGACCTTTCAATGGATTCGATGGAACTGTTGAAAAGGTAAATGAAGAAAAGCGTAAGTTAGAAGTAATGGTTAAGATTTTCGGAAGAAAAACACCATTAGAGTTAAACTATATGCAAGTAGAGAAAATATAA